One window from the genome of Candidatus Omnitrophota bacterium encodes:
- a CDS encoding N-6 DNA methylase, translating to MKAPEEIIKLIERFEDNIDAYKSAKYNETQVRQEFINPFFKALGWDVDNVQGWAEAYKDVIHEDAIKIGGTTKAPDYCFRIGGTRKFFLEAKKPSVNIKDDINPSYQLRRYAWSAKLPLSILTDFEEFAVYDCRFKPVKTDKASTARILYFNYKDYAAKWEEISSIFSRDAILKGSFDKYIESGKKKSGTAEVDSAFLKEIESWRENLAKNIAIRNPSLSQRAVNFSVQKIIDRIIFLRISEDRGLESAGALREIGDKNNVYEKLCELFLKADERYNSGIFHFKKEKDISTHPDELTLTIKLDDAPLKSILKNLYYPDSPYEFSVLPADILGHVYEQFLGKVIRLTDSHRAVIEEKPEVRKAGGVYYTPTYIVDYIVKNTVGKLLEDKTPAQASKLKILDPACGSGSFLIGAYQYLLNWHLQQYQDVLKKTKKIPHITVPPKGGAKSKKPHSAIYQGAGGDWRLTLYEKKRILLNNIYGVDIDDQAVEVTKLSLLLKVLEGESQMHLFHERILPDLGSNIKCGNSLIGPDFYENQQMDLLDEKERYRINVFDWKAEFPEILTGPNPGFDAVIGNPPYIRLQTMQVPELEYYRQKFISAGQGNYDIYIVFIEKGFMLLRKQGLYGMILPHKCFQADYGQKIRKFISDRKAIYEIVNFSTNQIFEKATTYTCLLFLENCPNNSFRNITYELGSNIKQRLFDRNKFLSVSSDALIPDVWNFYSPEVHSVLKRISKVPMKLKDITLKIFKGSSTGNDKIYLLKVTETGNVIKCFSQILGREITLELKAVKPFLFGSDIKRYDVLRSNWVLLLPYQLVDDKYQLIPPKQLQELYPLAYEYLLAVKDILIKRKIITSSSDFYKYSAARSLNEYSNPRILVPDILVKNRINIDLQGAFFHGPAIHSIIFNSKVREHNELYFLGVFNSKIFWFFITHTSTALQGNAFRLTPNYISKFPIRVIDFNNSLDVARHNKIVELVTHMLELHKQLAETKTSPDKTVIQRQIDATDHQIDQLVYDLYDLTPVEIKIIEEVNK from the coding sequence ATGAAAGCTCCTGAAGAAATTATCAAACTGATTGAGCGTTTTGAAGACAATATAGACGCTTACAAATCCGCCAAATACAACGAAACTCAGGTAAGACAGGAATTCATAAACCCTTTTTTCAAAGCCCTCGGCTGGGATGTTGATAATGTTCAGGGCTGGGCGGAAGCCTACAAAGATGTCATTCACGAAGACGCCATAAAAATCGGGGGAACGACAAAAGCGCCGGATTACTGCTTCCGTATAGGCGGCACGAGAAAATTCTTTCTTGAAGCAAAAAAGCCGTCGGTCAATATCAAAGACGACATCAATCCATCCTATCAATTAAGGAGATACGCCTGGTCGGCAAAACTCCCTCTTTCAATTCTCACCGACTTTGAGGAATTCGCCGTCTATGACTGCCGGTTTAAACCCGTAAAAACGGATAAAGCCTCAACAGCGCGGATCCTTTATTTCAATTACAAAGATTACGCCGCCAAATGGGAGGAAATATCTTCTATTTTTTCCCGTGACGCTATCCTCAAAGGTTCTTTTGACAAATATATTGAATCGGGAAAGAAAAAGAGCGGCACCGCCGAGGTGGATTCCGCTTTTCTCAAAGAGATAGAGTCATGGCGGGAGAACCTTGCCAAGAACATCGCTATCCGTAATCCCTCTCTCAGCCAGAGGGCGGTCAATTTCTCCGTGCAGAAGATAATAGACAGGATAATCTTTCTGCGGATAAGCGAGGACAGGGGGCTGGAATCCGCGGGAGCTCTCCGGGAAATAGGCGACAAAAACAATGTGTATGAAAAGTTATGCGAATTGTTTTTGAAGGCCGACGAAAGATACAACTCCGGCATTTTTCATTTCAAGAAAGAGAAAGATATTTCAACTCATCCTGACGAGCTCACCCTCACAATAAAACTGGACGACGCGCCGCTCAAATCAATCTTAAAAAATCTTTATTATCCCGACAGCCCCTACGAATTTTCGGTTTTACCCGCCGACATTCTCGGCCATGTTTATGAGCAGTTCCTCGGCAAAGTAATACGCCTGACCGATTCGCACCGCGCAGTCATAGAAGAAAAACCGGAAGTCAGGAAAGCCGGAGGCGTTTATTACACGCCCACATACATCGTTGATTACATCGTAAAAAATACCGTCGGCAAACTCCTTGAGGATAAGACGCCCGCTCAGGCGTCAAAGCTTAAAATCCTTGACCCCGCCTGCGGCTCCGGCTCATTTCTCATAGGAGCGTATCAGTATCTGTTAAACTGGCATCTTCAGCAGTATCAGGATGTCCTGAAGAAAACAAAGAAAATCCCCCACATAACTGTTCCGCCGAAGGGAGGAGCGAAGTCTAAAAAACCTCATTCCGCAATTTATCAGGGCGCGGGCGGCGACTGGCGTCTCACCCTTTACGAGAAAAAGAGAATCCTCCTCAACAACATCTACGGCGTTGATATTGACGACCAGGCGGTTGAGGTGACGAAGCTCTCTCTGCTCCTGAAAGTTTTAGAGGGCGAATCGCAGATGCACCTCTTTCACGAAAGAATCCTCCCCGACCTCGGCAGCAACATTAAGTGCGGCAACTCTCTGATTGGCCCCGACTTCTACGAGAATCAGCAGATGGATTTACTCGACGAGAAAGAACGCTACCGCATAAATGTCTTTGACTGGAAAGCGGAATTCCCCGAAATCCTCACCGGCCCAAACCCCGGCTTTGACGCCGTCATCGGCAATCCCCCGTACATACGACTTCAAACTATGCAAGTTCCTGAATTGGAGTATTATCGTCAAAAATTCATAAGTGCAGGCCAAGGAAATTATGATATTTACATAGTATTTATCGAGAAAGGTTTTATGCTGCTTAGGAAACAAGGGTTGTACGGCATGATATTGCCACATAAATGTTTTCAAGCAGACTATGGGCAAAAAATCAGGAAATTCATTAGTGACCGTAAAGCTATTTATGAAATAGTAAATTTTTCCACAAATCAAATATTTGAAAAGGCAACAACATATACTTGTTTATTATTTCTTGAAAACTGTCCCAATAATTCTTTCCGAAACATTACATATGAGTTAGGCAGTAATATTAAACAGCGACTATTTGATAGGAATAAATTTTTATCAGTAAGCAGCGATGCCCTTATCCCGGATGTTTGGAATTTCTATTCACCGGAAGTTCATAGTGTTTTAAAAAGGATTAGTAAAGTTCCTATGAAATTAAAGGATATAACATTGAAAATATTCAAAGGGTCTTCAACCGGTAATGATAAAATATATCTACTGAAAGTTACAGAGACGGGTAACGTTATAAAATGTTTTTCTCAAATACTGGGGAGGGAAATTACATTAGAATTAAAAGCAGTGAAACCTTTTCTGTTCGGGTCAGATATTAAACGATATGATGTTTTGCGCAGTAACTGGGTTTTGCTTTTGCCATATCAATTGGTTGATGATAAATATCAGTTAATCCCCCCTAAGCAATTACAAGAATTATATCCATTAGCATATGAATATCTATTGGCTGTTAAAGATATTTTAATTAAACGAAAAATTATCACTTCTTCAAGCGATTTTTACAAATATTCCGCTGCAAGGAGCTTAAATGAATACAGTAATCCAAGAATTTTAGTACCAGATATTCTGGTAAAAAATAGAATTAACATTGATTTGCAGGGGGCATTTTTTCATGGGCCCGCAATACACAGCATTATTTTTAACAGTAAAGTCAGAGAACATAATGAACTTTATTTTCTAGGTGTTTTTAATTCAAAAATATTTTGGTTTTTTATTACACATACAAGTACGGCATTACAAGGAAATGCTTTTAGGTTGACACCGAATTATATATCTAAGTTCCCTATCCGCGTTATAGACTTTAATAACTCATTAGATGTAGCTCGACATAATAAAATTGTAGAGTTAGTTACACATATGCTTGAACTACATAAGCAGTTGGCAGAAACAAAAACTTCTCCCGATAAAACTGTAATCCAGCGACAAATTGACGCCACCGACCACCAAATCGACCAGTTGGTTTACGACCTCTACGACCTCACCCCCGTCGAAATCAAAATTATAGAGGAAGTCAATAAATGA
- the fdhD gene encoding formate dehydrogenase accessory sulfurtransferase FdhD: METEILRITGTGRTKIKDIVADEQPLTIDLDGSELVTLLCSPSDIKELSIGFLYSSGIIRAVGDIGKIVIDGNNSTAYVKLKKKIAGGDMLFKRIYSSGCGRGIIFYNMLDKIPRKKLKKDFYISAVKIMSLMKLFEKKSAVFKKTGGVHSAGFSPGKGIAVFKEDIGRHNALDKIIGEALIKNLDFENMIMLTSGRLSSEIMFKIRRTGVSVIVSRGAPTDQAVKLAREWDLTLAGFVRGGRMNVYSAEERII, encoded by the coding sequence ATGGAAACTGAAATACTGAGAATAACCGGAACGGGCAGGACAAAAATCAAGGACATTGTCGCTGACGAACAGCCTCTGACGATCGACCTTGACGGCAGTGAGCTTGTCACGCTCCTGTGCAGCCCGTCTGATATTAAGGAGTTGAGTATCGGATTCCTTTATTCATCCGGCATAATAAGAGCTGTCGGGGATATCGGAAAAATTGTAATTGACGGGAACAACAGCACGGCATATGTCAAACTGAAAAAGAAAATTGCCGGCGGAGATATGTTGTTTAAAAGGATCTATTCATCCGGCTGCGGCAGGGGGATTATATTTTACAATATGCTGGATAAAATCCCGCGCAAAAAATTAAAGAAGGATTTTTATATCTCCGCCGTAAAGATAATGAGTCTGATGAAACTGTTTGAAAAAAAATCTGCCGTATTCAAAAAAACAGGAGGGGTCCACAGCGCGGGTTTCAGCCCAGGGAAGGGAATCGCCGTTTTCAAAGAAGACATCGGCCGTCATAACGCGCTTGATAAGATAATAGGCGAAGCTCTGATAAAGAACCTGGATTTTGAGAATATGATCATGCTCACTTCAGGGAGATTGTCCAGCGAGATAATGTTTAAAATAAGGAGAACGGGCGTCTCTGTTATCGTTTCAAGAGGAGCGCCGACTGACCAGGCGGTGAAGCTTGCAAGAGAGTGGGATTTGACTCTCGCGGGATTTGTCCGCGGCGGGAGAATGAACGTTTACTCCGCGGAGGAAAGGATAATATGA